The following proteins come from a genomic window of Proteinivorax hydrogeniformans:
- a CDS encoding proton-conducting transporter membrane subunit, whose protein sequence is MELQKQKNICSPRESKRSLNSLTAINNGIIFLLTIAALAVIFSMELGYFSNFRTELISFVYGFNGYVLLIIFIPLIFGTLAVLMFSNHEVLRDILVVNVTFITFILMVITIPAVSEGVITLQVSEVLGLGLNFTLDMLALVLGLLTTIIWLMVTIYAPDYMNMEEHRNRFYLFLMLTFGFILGTILSGCLFTTFLFFEGMTFSSYMLVVHCETKKCIEAGDSYIYMGIMGGLCILLAMVLLFVNVGTLEYSNLAVELQNLGGIEYVILALFIVGFGVKAGLVPLHIWLPKAHPIAPTPASALLSGIMVKIGAYGMIRILTTFSFPEPYQVLEGFTDSVWMTSQNIGFVLIWMGILTMGIGVFMALQQGNMKRMLAYHSVSQMGYIIMGIGVAVYLGYKGAMGYSGAVYHIINHALFKSLLFMVAGVVYLKIGTLDMYKMGGLWRKLPFTFAVSTIAALGITGMPLFNGFASKTLLHHAIEESFMYGHSSFKLAELLFVLISAGTACSFIKWTYYIFLGKCPENLKNVKGEYPMMNLAMSGIAIMIIFIGIFPNFLLDTIIIPSAESVTYDPEFIDNYIVDINIFARSDLLGMIPVYLMGLTIFCLGTKFHLFHLNFPRWLSVGYICALPLTVVLKAVEFFDKKINRKKQRSDKNSNINKKVTLNSENNKSGEGVINKFVSLVYKGANKVEYSIINCDIIIYSVVLTLMLVFLFVVK, encoded by the coding sequence ATGGAACTTCAAAAGCAAAAAAATATATGCTCACCAAGAGAATCTAAAAGGTCGTTAAACTCCCTAACAGCGATTAATAATGGGATAATATTTTTGCTAACAATAGCAGCTTTGGCTGTTATCTTTAGCATGGAGTTAGGCTATTTTAGCAACTTTAGAACAGAACTAATTAGCTTTGTATATGGTTTTAATGGTTACGTGTTGTTAATAATATTTATACCTTTGATATTTGGAACCTTAGCTGTGTTAATGTTTTCAAATCACGAAGTTTTAAGAGATATTTTAGTAGTTAATGTAACCTTTATTACCTTCATATTGATGGTAATTACAATCCCCGCTGTATCTGAAGGTGTTATAACACTACAGGTTTCAGAAGTTTTGGGATTAGGTTTAAATTTTACTCTTGATATGTTAGCGCTGGTTTTAGGCCTACTCACCACCATTATATGGCTAATGGTTACTATATACGCTCCAGATTACATGAATATGGAAGAGCACAGGAACAGATTTTATCTGTTCCTGATGCTAACATTTGGCTTTATACTGGGAACAATATTGTCTGGTTGTCTTTTTACTACCTTTTTATTCTTTGAAGGAATGACTTTTAGTTCTTATATGCTAGTTGTTCATTGTGAAACAAAAAAATGTATCGAAGCCGGGGATAGCTATATTTATATGGGAATCATGGGAGGCTTATGTATACTGTTAGCAATGGTTCTTTTATTTGTAAATGTCGGCACCTTAGAATACTCAAACTTAGCTGTAGAGTTGCAAAACTTAGGCGGTATAGAGTATGTTATTTTAGCTTTGTTTATAGTCGGATTTGGCGTAAAGGCAGGGTTAGTGCCGTTGCATATTTGGTTGCCAAAAGCTCATCCTATAGCACCTACACCTGCTAGTGCATTACTGTCGGGCATAATGGTTAAAATAGGCGCATATGGGATGATTAGGATACTCACTACCTTCTCTTTTCCTGAACCTTATCAAGTATTGGAAGGATTTACAGATAGTGTTTGGATGACATCTCAAAATATAGGGTTTGTGCTAATCTGGATGGGTATTCTTACTATGGGAATTGGGGTATTTATGGCTCTCCAGCAAGGTAATATGAAAAGAATGTTAGCTTACCATAGTGTAAGCCAAATGGGTTATATTATTATGGGAATTGGTGTGGCGGTGTATCTTGGATATAAAGGGGCTATGGGGTATTCTGGAGCGGTGTACCATATTATAAACCACGCTTTATTTAAGAGCTTATTGTTTATGGTCGCTGGAGTAGTTTACCTTAAAATAGGCACTTTAGATATGTATAAAATGGGTGGATTGTGGAGAAAACTTCCTTTTACATTTGCAGTTAGCACTATTGCAGCTTTAGGAATTACTGGAATGCCGTTATTTAATGGATTTGCCAGTAAAACTTTACTACATCACGCTATAGAAGAATCTTTTATGTATGGTCATTCCTCTTTTAAATTAGCAGAACTTTTATTTGTGCTAATAAGTGCAGGTACAGCCTGTTCTTTTATTAAATGGACTTACTATATCTTTTTAGGCAAGTGTCCCGAGAATCTTAAGAATGTCAAGGGTGAATACCCCATGATGAATTTAGCGATGTCAGGAATAGCTATTATGATTATCTTTATAGGGATATTCCCCAATTTTTTGCTAGATACAATTATAATACCCTCAGCTGAAAGTGTAACATATGACCCTGAATTTATAGACAACTATATTGTTGATATTAATATTTTTGCTCGATCAGATTTGTTAGGGATGATACCAGTTTATTTGATGGGGTTAACTATATTTTGTTTAGGAACCAAGTTTCATTTGTTTCACTTAAACTTTCCTAGGTGGTTGAGTGTAGGTTATATTTGTGCGTTACCTTTGACTGTAGTGCTAAAAGCGGTTGAGTTTTTTGATAAAAAAATAAATAGGAAAAAACAGCGATCAGATAAGAATAGTAATATAAATAAAAAGGTTACTTTAAATAGTGAAAATAACAAAAGCGGAGAAGGAGTTATAAACAAATTTGTAAGCCTTGTATACAAAGGAGCTAATAAGGTAGAGTACTCTATTATAAACTGCGATATAATCATATATTCTGTGGTACTTACTTTAATGTTGGTTTTTTTATTTGTTGTCAAATGA
- a CDS encoding Na+/H+ antiporter subunit E: MQKKAGLLEMIVMFFPLLGFWLVLSPKVTMESIAIGFVVCWTILIYSRDILLRKEEMPLYSMKKLVIFFTYIPVLIIEIFKSGIYVAKIVLSPSLPVKPHFVKKKLSFKNDFIKVLYGNSITLTPGTLTVDIKENEFIIHALTDGVAEGLEDSPMEQYAKKMEE; this comes from the coding sequence ATGCAAAAAAAAGCTGGTCTTTTAGAAATGATTGTAATGTTTTTTCCATTGCTTGGTTTTTGGTTGGTGTTATCTCCAAAAGTAACAATGGAGTCTATAGCCATAGGGTTTGTGGTTTGTTGGACAATTCTTATTTACTCAAGAGATATATTGTTAAGAAAAGAAGAAATGCCGTTATATTCTATGAAAAAACTAGTGATTTTTTTCACCTACATTCCTGTTTTGATTATTGAAATATTTAAGTCAGGAATTTATGTAGCGAAAATAGTTCTTAGTCCTTCATTACCTGTAAAACCTCACTTTGTAAAAAAGAAGCTTAGCTTTAAAAATGATTTTATCAAAGTGTTATATGGTAATTCTATAACTTTAACGCCAGGGACCTTGACTGTAGATATTAAAGAAAACGAGTTTATTATTCATGCTTTGACTGATGGCGTAGCAGAAGGATTAGAAGATTCTCCTATGGAACAATACGCAAAAAAAATGGAGGAATAA
- a CDS encoding hydrogenase subunit MbhD domain-containing protein: MLVLNVVLILFLICCALAVERTKDLLSAVVIFGAYSVTMAVLWLLLKAPDIALTEAAMGAGVTTMLFVAVISRTRRTEK, encoded by the coding sequence ATGTTAGTGTTAAATGTAGTTTTAATTTTATTTTTAATATGTTGTGCTTTAGCAGTAGAGCGTACAAAGGACTTGTTAAGTGCTGTAGTAATTTTTGGTGCATATAGTGTTACAATGGCGGTGCTATGGTTGCTTTTAAAAGCTCCCGATATCGCCTTAACTGAAGCTGCCATGGGTGCAGGGGTAACCACCATGCTTTTCGTAGCTGTCATTAGTAGGACAAGGAGGACTGAAAAGTGA
- a CDS encoding cation:proton antiporter subunit C, giving the protein MELINELLDHINYVGAAVLFVIGLYTVLTHSNLLKKVIGINIMETSVFLFFVSIGYVAGGEAPIIGENSDAIYVNPLPSIIILTGIVVAISLTAYALSLIIRIYDEYGTLDMDEIMEIRSDLPNE; this is encoded by the coding sequence ATGGAGCTAATTAATGAGCTTCTAGATCATATAAATTATGTAGGAGCGGCTGTGTTGTTTGTAATAGGATTATATACAGTTCTTACCCATTCCAACTTGTTAAAAAAAGTAATAGGCATTAACATCATGGAGACATCGGTGTTTTTATTTTTTGTTTCTATAGGTTATGTAGCAGGGGGAGAAGCGCCTATAATTGGAGAAAATAGCGATGCTATTTATGTAAACCCCCTTCCCTCTATTATTATTTTAACCGGTATAGTAGTTGCCATAAGCTTGACTGCTTATGCTTTAAGTTTAATTATTAGAATTTATGACGAGTATGGCACATTAGATATGGATGAAATCATGGAAATAAGGAGTGATTTACCCAATGAATAG
- the mnhG gene encoding monovalent cation/H(+) antiporter subunit G: MELIVNILSGTLLLAGAFFFLVGTIGLLRMPDVYSKMHATTKCDTLGAGLILLGLMVYSHGELDVAIKLFLVIVFIWLTNPTAAHIIAKADYNQKK; this comes from the coding sequence ATGGAGTTGATAGTGAATATTTTATCAGGAACTTTATTGCTAGCGGGTGCTTTTTTCTTTTTGGTAGGCACAATAGGTCTTTTGAGAATGCCCGATGTTTATTCTAAGATGCATGCAACTACTAAATGCGATACTTTGGGTGCGGGGCTAATACTTTTAGGTCTTATGGTGTATTCTCATGGAGAATTAGATGTCGCCATAAAACTATTTTTGGTTATTGTTTTTATTTGGCTTACCAATCCCACTGCAGCACATATAATAGCAAAGGCAGACTATAACCAAAAAAAGTAA
- a CDS encoding MnhB domain-containing protein, translating into MNDLIVKVISRLTIPFIQLYGIFIIMHGHLSPGGGFAGGAILGASIILLTLAFGLEGASKKMPHHVSKVIESSAILLLLALGMVGIVTGNNFLTNADAGFDLGQTGRILSAGFIPIATMAIGMKVASTLITLFHTIIEED; encoded by the coding sequence ATGAATGATTTAATAGTAAAAGTAATAAGTAGATTAACGATTCCTTTTATTCAGCTATACGGGATTTTTATAATAATGCACGGGCATCTTTCGCCGGGAGGCGGTTTTGCCGGAGGTGCTATTTTAGGTGCTAGTATTATACTTTTGACTTTGGCCTTTGGGCTAGAAGGTGCATCAAAAAAAATGCCTCACCATGTGTCCAAGGTCATAGAATCCAGCGCAATTTTACTGCTTTTAGCCTTGGGGATGGTTGGCATTGTAACAGGAAATAATTTTTTAACCAATGCTGATGCTGGTTTTGATTTAGGTCAAACTGGCAGAATTTTAAGTGCTGGTTTTATACCTATTGCAACTATGGCTATAGGTATGAAGGTGGCAAGTACTTTAATAACGTTATTTCACACCATTATTGAGGAGGACTAG
- a CDS encoding Cache 3/Cache 2 fusion domain-containing protein — protein sequence MKNKIGLLVVYLLTILLVVGTLSYFSFQQNQAEKIEDEKEKVDFALNSVYTLIEYREKLVKKTISNKIDVAMDKLNNYGVLEVDYSEVADLNGVEAPNLKAGSVNLTGDNDFVDELSELVGGDFTVFVKEEDKFIRVSTTVLDDDGERITGTYIEDGTDIYNTVSQGESYYSRDWVANSWNITNYYPLEDKSGEVIGMIYSGLEEIDDNLKEILSDVKIGKTGYLYIMDSEKELVFSPTEKKHQIAEHAATDEIIEKANGSLEFRYQGEEKYARFKQFEPWDWHIVAVVKLSELTSTSKGLVNIIVVGGILTFIGLMVFTISRRGKNAKG from the coding sequence ATGAAAAACAAAATTGGACTTTTGGTAGTTTATTTATTAACAATACTACTAGTTGTAGGCACTCTATCCTATTTTAGTTTTCAGCAAAACCAAGCTGAAAAAATAGAAGATGAAAAGGAAAAAGTGGATTTTGCGCTAAACTCTGTCTATACCTTAATTGAATATAGAGAAAAGTTGGTCAAAAAAACTATTAGCAACAAAATAGATGTTGCTATGGATAAGTTAAATAATTATGGAGTTTTAGAAGTTGATTATAGTGAAGTTGCAGACTTAAACGGTGTTGAAGCTCCTAATTTAAAGGCTGGAAGTGTTAATTTAACCGGGGATAATGACTTTGTAGATGAGTTATCTGAGCTAGTAGGAGGAGACTTTACGGTATTTGTAAAAGAAGAAGATAAATTTATTAGAGTTAGTACCACTGTATTAGATGATGACGGAGAAAGAATTACAGGAACCTATATAGAGGATGGCACAGACATATACAATACTGTATCACAAGGGGAGAGCTATTACTCTAGGGATTGGGTGGCTAATTCATGGAATATAACCAATTATTATCCCCTTGAAGATAAAAGTGGTGAAGTGATTGGGATGATCTACTCTGGGTTGGAGGAAATAGATGACAATCTTAAAGAAATTTTGTCGGATGTAAAGATAGGCAAGACCGGATATCTTTATATAATGGATTCAGAAAAAGAGCTAGTATTTTCTCCTACCGAAAAAAAGCATCAAATAGCTGAACATGCTGCTACTGATGAGATAATTGAAAAAGCAAATGGCTCTTTAGAATTTAGGTACCAAGGTGAAGAAAAATATGCTCGTTTTAAACAGTTTGAGCCTTGGGATTGGCATATTGTAGCGGTGGTTAAACTGTCAGAGCTAACTTCAACCTCTAAGGGTTTAGTTAACATTATCGTAGTCGGCGGTATATTAACTTTTATAGGGTTGATGGTGTTTACTATAAGTCGCAGAGGTAAAAATGCAAAAGGGTAA
- a CDS encoding monovalent cation/H+ antiporter subunit D family protein — protein MNSTHFPIIIMSLFLIVGVSTPVIKKRFDNVVKFMLMGTFGVAIILSALTFLYVQAEGPFTYNFGNWSRQLGIEFAIDGFSALLTLLIVSVSAIVVLFSLEDIEHEVDSSKTLSYYTIVFTLIFAMVGITFSNDLFNIYVFMEILSLTSCGIISIKHKKVNFLASFRYLILNTLGSISFMFGIALLYMVTGHLNIVEVNNVIADVWQYYPTNILLAVGFMFTGLGIKAAMFPLHVWLPDAHSSAPTPSSALLSGLVVKVYVFTMAKIIFNVIGVEISQALDITTFLTYFAALSMIMGSIFAIGQKDIKRMLAYSSVAQIGYMFLGIGLATEFGLAAGFFHIFSHAMMKAALFLSAGTIIYKKNQRNITKLDGIGYEMPVTMTVFTIAALGMVGIPGIIGFMSKFYLGVAVLEAGQSGFIIVILLSSFLNAIYYLPIIISAFIKEDKSRIKTLILDKIPVTMLIPLVLLGFSCVLFGFFPNLLMDTIENVVPTFLN, from the coding sequence ATGAATAGTACTCATTTTCCAATAATAATTATGTCCTTGTTTTTAATAGTGGGTGTATCCACTCCTGTAATAAAAAAGCGGTTTGACAATGTTGTAAAGTTTATGTTGATGGGTACTTTTGGCGTGGCAATTATTTTATCCGCTCTTACTTTTTTATATGTCCAGGCTGAAGGCCCCTTTACTTATAACTTTGGTAACTGGAGTAGGCAGTTAGGGATTGAGTTTGCCATAGATGGATTTTCTGCTCTTCTTACTTTGTTGATTGTGTCAGTGTCGGCAATAGTTGTGTTGTTTTCTTTAGAGGATATTGAGCATGAAGTAGATTCCTCGAAGACTTTGAGCTACTATACTATTGTATTTACTTTGATATTTGCAATGGTAGGAATTACTTTTAGTAATGATTTATTTAATATATATGTTTTTATGGAGATTTTATCTTTAACCTCTTGTGGAATTATTTCTATTAAACATAAAAAAGTCAATTTTTTGGCTTCATTTAGATATTTAATTCTAAATACTTTAGGGTCAATATCGTTTATGTTTGGAATTGCTTTGCTTTATATGGTGACGGGACATTTGAATATAGTAGAAGTTAATAATGTTATAGCAGATGTTTGGCAATATTATCCAACTAATATTTTATTGGCTGTTGGTTTTATGTTTACGGGTTTGGGGATAAAAGCGGCTATGTTTCCGCTTCATGTATGGCTTCCTGACGCCCACTCCAGTGCGCCGACTCCCTCTAGCGCTTTGCTATCAGGGTTAGTAGTAAAGGTTTATGTTTTTACAATGGCAAAGATTATCTTTAATGTTATCGGTGTTGAGATTTCCCAAGCATTGGATATAACAACTTTTTTAACGTACTTTGCGGCATTAAGTATGATAATGGGGTCTATTTTTGCTATAGGTCAAAAAGATATAAAGAGAATGCTAGCATATTCCTCTGTTGCTCAGATTGGATATATGTTTTTAGGTATAGGGCTTGCAACTGAATTTGGCTTAGCGGCTGGTTTTTTCCACATTTTTTCCCATGCAATGATGAAAGCAGCACTATTTTTAAGTGCAGGGACTATAATATACAAAAAAAATCAGAGAAACATTACTAAGCTGGATGGAATAGGATATGAGATGCCAGTGACTATGACGGTATTTACAATTGCTGCTTTAGGAATGGTAGGAATACCTGGTATAATAGGGTTTATGAGCAAGTTTTATTTAGGTGTTGCAGTTTTAGAAGCTGGACAATCAGGTTTTATCATAGTGATTCTTTTAAGTTCCTTTCTAAATGCCATTTATTATCTGCCGATAATCATTTCTGCATTTATTAAAGAGGATAAATCTAGAATTAAAACATTGATACTAGATAAAATCCCAGTAACTATGCTAATTCCTTTGGTTTTATTAGGTTTCAGTTGTGTATTATTTGGCTTTTTCCCTAATTTGTTAATGGATACTATTGAAAACGTTGTACCCACATTTTTAAATTAA
- the mbhE gene encoding hydrogen gas-evolving membrane-bound hydrogenase subunit E, protein MKKGILAILLFGLLIVLISGILEMPALGSVDNPAYTEEVTEYYLENSIEDTNSPNVISALLTDYRFFDTLGETVVLFTGITVVVSVLKRGNAPQHGNEGEN, encoded by the coding sequence GTGAAAAAAGGAATACTGGCGATATTGTTGTTTGGATTGTTGATAGTGTTAATATCAGGGATATTGGAAATGCCTGCCCTTGGCAGTGTCGACAACCCTGCCTACACTGAAGAAGTTACTGAATACTATTTAGAAAACTCAATAGAAGATACCAATTCACCTAATGTAATTTCAGCGTTACTAACAGACTACAGGTTTTTTGACACTCTAGGTGAAACAGTGGTGCTTTTTACAGGAATTACTGTAGTTGTATCGGTTCTAAAGAGAGGAAATGCACCTCAGCATGGAAATGAGGGGGAAAACTAA
- a CDS encoding monovalent cation/H+ antiporter complex subunit F: MIALIMQGILVFLALLAFVGLYVAYKGPKAAHRVIAINVIFTKVAIIIALLAIVNGQGAFVDVALVYAMMGFVATVSVSKYLEKGRLD; the protein is encoded by the coding sequence ATGATAGCTTTAATAATGCAAGGGATACTAGTTTTTTTAGCTTTACTGGCTTTTGTTGGACTGTATGTAGCATATAAAGGGCCAAAGGCTGCTCATAGAGTAATAGCAATTAACGTTATTTTTACTAAAGTTGCCATTATTATAGCATTGTTAGCCATAGTTAATGGACAAGGAGCTTTTGTAGATGTGGCCCTTGTATATGCTATGATGGGCTTTGTCGCTACAGTGTCAGTTTCCAAATACCTAGAAAAAGGCCGATTGGATTAA
- a CDS encoding proton-conducting transporter membrane subunit, whose translation MQRNIEVNGSDKFAKSCKTLLVFFCSLMLMFFLVTEGGQRILNAIISSNNIPLVILFLIFVLGPSSTFFTLKQEQSRDIILLYTNFAVVILVSLMYPLASSEGLYLELSNILGFGLAFRVEMLTFYMLMAASLLWLLVTVFSHSYLIKKEQHRSRFYLWFMITYGGVMGAIMADSLITMFLFFEIMYISCYFLVAHNSSKTAIKAGNRYIYMGVIGGLSMLLAICVLYVYTGTFNLHELSTAIDMSSSGAGNVLFLALVFMLLGFAIKAAVFPLHFWLPDAHSSAPSPASAVLSGMVIKVYIFSLIKFLYIGLGLDLINVLKVSDYLPLIAAVGMIGGSLFALRQTDIKRMLAYSTVAQVGYMVLGLGLATSLGVKASMFHISTHLLMKAALFLSAGAVMYQTGRRDIEGFKGIGYKMPITMGVFTIGALSMIGIPGVNGFMSKWYLSIAAIEAGRSVFVFVILLSSFLNAMYYLPIIISAYLKRKNDEDEHEDMEWDRLPNTMTVPLIILGTGCIILGVFPQILMNIFDQAVNFF comes from the coding sequence ATGCAAAGAAACATTGAAGTAAATGGCAGTGACAAGTTTGCAAAGAGCTGTAAAACATTATTGGTGTTTTTTTGTTCACTTATGTTGATGTTTTTTTTGGTAACAGAAGGGGGGCAAAGGATACTAAACGCTATCATCAGCAGCAATAATATACCTCTAGTTATTTTGTTTTTAATTTTTGTTTTAGGGCCTTCTTCCACATTTTTTACACTAAAACAAGAGCAAAGTCGTGATATAATATTATTGTATACAAACTTTGCTGTGGTAATACTAGTATCTCTAATGTACCCCTTGGCTAGTTCTGAAGGGTTGTATTTAGAGCTTTCCAACATTTTGGGATTTGGACTAGCCTTTAGGGTTGAGATGCTTACATTTTATATGCTCATGGCAGCAAGTTTGTTATGGCTTTTAGTAACAGTATTTTCTCATTCTTACCTTATAAAAAAAGAGCAACATCGCAGTAGGTTCTATTTGTGGTTTATGATAACCTATGGAGGGGTTATGGGTGCCATAATGGCTGATAGCTTAATAACTATGTTTTTATTTTTTGAAATTATGTATATAAGCTGCTATTTTTTAGTGGCCCATAATAGCTCCAAAACTGCAATAAAAGCTGGAAATAGATATATTTACATGGGCGTTATCGGAGGATTGTCAATGTTGCTGGCTATCTGTGTGTTGTACGTATATACCGGGACATTTAACTTACATGAACTTAGTACAGCTATAGATATGTCATCTAGTGGTGCAGGTAATGTACTGTTTTTAGCCTTGGTATTTATGTTACTTGGTTTTGCTATCAAAGCCGCGGTATTTCCGTTGCATTTTTGGTTGCCTGATGCACATTCTTCAGCTCCTTCTCCAGCTAGCGCTGTGCTGTCTGGGATGGTTATAAAAGTTTATATATTTTCGTTGATTAAGTTTTTGTATATAGGTTTGGGATTAGATTTAATTAACGTTCTTAAAGTTTCTGATTATTTGCCACTTATTGCTGCAGTAGGGATGATAGGAGGGTCGCTGTTTGCTTTACGGCAAACTGATATTAAAAGAATGTTGGCTTATTCAACAGTGGCTCAGGTAGGATATATGGTTCTGGGTCTAGGATTGGCTACTTCATTGGGCGTCAAAGCTTCAATGTTTCATATCTCCACTCATTTATTGATGAAAGCTGCACTATTTTTAAGTGCCGGTGCAGTTATGTACCAAACGGGCAGGAGAGATATTGAAGGATTTAAAGGTATTGGATACAAAATGCCCATAACTATGGGGGTTTTTACCATAGGTGCCTTATCTATGATAGGGATTCCTGGTGTCAATGGGTTTATGAGCAAGTGGTATTTAAGTATAGCAGCTATAGAGGCTGGTAGATCTGTATTTGTATTTGTTATACTGCTGAGTTCATTTTTAAATGCTATGTATTATTTGCCGATTATAATTTCTGCATATCTTAAAAGAAAAAATGATGAAGATGAGCACGAGGATATGGAATGGGACAGACTTCCCAATACCATGACCGTACCATTGATTATTTTAGGAACTGGGTGTATAATATTAGGGGTCTTTCCACAGATTTTGATGAATATCTTTGATCAAGCTGTAAATTTCTTTTAA